A genomic stretch from Edaphobacter aggregans includes:
- a CDS encoding anti-sigma factor domain-containing protein, which translates to MSATRHIEREDLALFAMQLLPKDEHALIAAHVAQCAECGQALAEVQGDLAVYAHTVDMHSPPAQAKERLMKQVAREKKTVPVERVATPPLEFVGRSEGTYRTGLGSGAYLAEEEPKRNWAAKVFPWVGWAVAAAVAVVAGNLYHERDALLSRMTAQAGRLDQVSADAAAAKQVMEAMTDPAAKHVTLTKAPSTPTPPVPQGRATYVAEKGTLIFLASNMEPLQPYKTYELWLIPADGRDPIPAGTFHPDERGNASVILPPLPKGIEAKAFGVTVEDEGGSQTPTMPIIMAGN; encoded by the coding sequence ATGAGCGCGACCAGACATATCGAACGGGAAGATCTGGCGCTGTTTGCCATGCAGCTGCTCCCGAAGGACGAGCATGCCCTGATTGCGGCCCATGTTGCGCAGTGTGCTGAGTGCGGACAGGCACTGGCCGAGGTTCAGGGGGATTTGGCGGTGTATGCCCATACCGTGGATATGCACTCGCCGCCGGCTCAGGCTAAGGAACGACTGATGAAGCAGGTGGCTCGGGAGAAGAAGACGGTTCCGGTGGAACGGGTGGCGACTCCTCCGCTGGAGTTTGTGGGCCGGAGTGAGGGGACGTATCGCACTGGGTTGGGCAGTGGAGCTTATTTAGCGGAGGAAGAGCCGAAGCGTAATTGGGCTGCGAAGGTGTTTCCGTGGGTGGGATGGGCTGTGGCGGCGGCGGTTGCCGTGGTGGCAGGGAATCTTTACCACGAGCGCGATGCGTTGCTTAGCCGGATGACCGCGCAGGCCGGACGACTGGATCAGGTGAGTGCCGATGCGGCGGCGGCAAAACAGGTGATGGAGGCGATGACCGATCCTGCGGCGAAGCATGTGACGCTGACCAAGGCTCCGTCGACGCCTACTCCTCCGGTACCTCAGGGCCGAGCGACTTATGTGGCGGAGAAAGGTACGCTCATCTTCCTGGCCAGCAATATGGAGCCGCTGCAGCCTTACAAGACGTATGAGCTTTGGCTGATTCCTGCTGACGGGCGCGATCCGATTCCGGCGGGGACATTCCATCCAGATGAACGCGGGAATGCGAGCGTGATTCTGCCTCCGCTGCCGAAGGGGATTGAGGCGAAGGCGTTCGGGGTGACAGTGGAAGATGAAGGTGGGTCGCAGACGCCCACGATGCCGATCATCATGGCGGGGAATTAG
- a CDS encoding YncE family protein has product MTVSMFALAVAGLASITGCGNTYRPVVTAINPVGPAAQPQKFAIVVSTTGTTSPGLATIVDFAGDTVLITASIGVSPYYFATNAAGNTGYTLNGDGSITSFDISTSLLSSQVLQTTLIAGANPVSIFPQSTNSYIPEPGRNAVAVLLGTPPALKQELPIAAGFSPVYVVGNSTGSRAYSINQAVGGGNGQVAAIETTSNTLSSTIPVGATPVYGVMTADGKRAFIMNQGDNTVSVLNVQTNALDVVPAGATNPIKLIDPQTGLPGTAPLWADFALTRNELVVANAGSGNTPGTVSIINIPLCNATALPTNPNCDPTNPADATGFGQVLANIPVGLNPRMVAVLSDATRAYVVNQGDSTVSVVNLTTNTVTKTIPVPATIHPNFIAVIAGTPTGKVYVTSPESETMTVIRTDTDVVDTTIPLQGKGVMVRTQP; this is encoded by the coding sequence TTGACCGTATCCATGTTCGCCCTCGCAGTTGCTGGCTTGGCCTCCATCACGGGTTGCGGCAACACCTACCGCCCTGTTGTTACTGCCATCAATCCTGTTGGTCCCGCGGCCCAACCGCAAAAGTTCGCCATCGTCGTCTCCACGACAGGCACTACGTCTCCCGGGCTGGCCACCATCGTCGACTTCGCAGGAGATACGGTCCTCATCACCGCGAGCATCGGCGTGTCCCCGTACTATTTCGCTACCAATGCGGCGGGTAACACAGGGTACACCCTCAACGGCGACGGATCGATCACAAGCTTCGATATCTCCACTTCGCTCCTCAGCAGCCAGGTTCTGCAAACCACGCTGATCGCGGGAGCCAATCCCGTCAGCATATTCCCTCAGTCGACTAACAGCTACATCCCCGAGCCGGGCCGTAACGCGGTCGCCGTACTTCTGGGAACGCCTCCGGCGCTCAAGCAGGAGCTTCCAATCGCCGCTGGATTCTCGCCGGTCTACGTAGTCGGTAACTCCACCGGAAGCCGCGCCTATTCCATCAATCAGGCTGTTGGCGGCGGCAACGGTCAGGTCGCTGCCATCGAAACCACGAGCAACACCCTCTCCAGCACCATCCCCGTCGGCGCTACTCCTGTCTACGGCGTCATGACCGCCGACGGCAAGCGCGCCTTCATCATGAACCAGGGCGACAACACCGTGTCCGTCCTCAACGTCCAGACCAATGCTCTCGACGTCGTTCCCGCTGGAGCCACCAATCCCATCAAACTGATAGACCCGCAGACGGGGCTGCCCGGCACCGCGCCGCTCTGGGCCGACTTCGCACTCACGCGGAATGAGCTCGTCGTTGCCAACGCCGGTAGCGGCAACACCCCGGGAACCGTCAGCATCATCAACATCCCGCTCTGCAACGCCACCGCGTTGCCCACCAATCCCAACTGCGACCCGACCAACCCAGCCGACGCCACTGGCTTCGGTCAGGTTCTGGCGAACATTCCCGTCGGACTCAACCCTCGCATGGTCGCCGTTCTGTCGGATGCCACTCGCGCCTACGTGGTCAATCAGGGAGACAGCACAGTCTCGGTGGTAAACCTCACCACCAACACCGTCACCAAGACGATCCCCGTGCCCGCCACCATCCACCCGAACTTTATCGCCGTCATCGCGGGTACGCCGACCGGCAAGGTTTACGTCACCTCGCCCGAAAGCGAGACGATGACCGTCATCCGCACCGACACCGACGTCGTCGACACCACCATCCCGCTCCAGGGCAAGGGTGTCATGGTCCGCACGCAACCCTAA